A single region of the Buchnera aphidicola (Microlophium carnosum) genome encodes:
- the trxB gene encoding thioredoxin-disulfide reductase produces MYDMKHSKIIILGSGPAGYTAAIYSSRANLNPILITGTNKGGQLMNTCEIENWPGDANKISGAELMERMYQHAAQLNTRIVSDNIISVDFEKKPFFLIGENYKYTADSVIIATGANPRYLGLQSENIFKGKGVSTCAVCDGFFYKNKDVAVVGGGNTAIEETLYLSNFVKKVYLIHRGINFSAEKILIDRLKKKIKNQKIIIYFNSTIKNILGNSSGVTSLLIEQKILEEKKELKIQILGLFVAIGHIPNTSIFINKLKIKDGYIQVMRESHGNYTQTSIPGVFAAGDVIDHVYKQAITSSASGCMAALDSERYLNSIE; encoded by the coding sequence ATGTATGATATGAAGCACAGTAAAATAATTATTTTAGGTTCTGGTCCCGCAGGATATACGGCAGCAATATATTCTTCTAGAGCTAATTTAAACCCTATTTTAATTACTGGAACAAATAAAGGCGGGCAATTAATGAATACCTGTGAAATTGAAAATTGGCCAGGAGATGCAAATAAAATAAGTGGTGCAGAATTAATGGAACGCATGTATCAACACGCCGCTCAACTTAATACTAGAATTGTTTCTGATAATATAATTTCAGTGGATTTTGAAAAAAAACCTTTTTTTTTAATAGGAGAAAATTATAAATATACTGCTGATTCAGTTATTATTGCTACTGGAGCAAATCCTCGTTATTTGGGATTACAATCAGAAAATATTTTTAAGGGAAAGGGCGTTTCAACATGTGCTGTATGTGATGGATTTTTTTATAAAAATAAAGATGTTGCAGTAGTAGGTGGAGGTAATACAGCTATAGAAGAAACATTATATTTATCAAATTTTGTTAAAAAAGTTTATTTAATACATCGTGGAATTAATTTTAGTGCTGAAAAAATTTTAATTGATAGATTAAAAAAAAAAATAAAAAATCAAAAAATAATCATTTACTTTAATTCTACTATAAAAAATATATTAGGAAATTCTTCTGGAGTTACAAGTTTGTTAATTGAACAAAAAATTTTAGAAGAAAAAAAAGAATTAAAAATTCAGATTCTTGGACTATTTGTAGCAATAGGGCATATTCCTAACACAAGTATATTTATTAATAAGTTAAAAATAAAAGATGGTTATATTCAAGTAATGCGTGAATCACATGGAAATTACACTCAAACAAGTATTCCTGGTGTGTTTGCTGCAGGAGACGTAATAGATCATGTATATAAACAAGCGATTACATCATCTGCTAGTGGTTGTATGGCCGCACTAGATAGTGAACGTTATCTTAATTCCATAGAGTAA
- the infA gene encoding translation initiation factor IF-1 — MSKEENIEMQGVVIDTLPNTMFRVELENKHVITAHISGKMRKNYIRILTGDKVTVELTPYDLTKGRIIFRSR, encoded by the coding sequence ATGTCTAAAGAAGAAAATATTGAAATGCAAGGAGTCGTAATAGATACATTACCAAATACTATGTTTCGCGTTGAACTAGAAAATAAACATGTTATTACAGCACATATTTCTGGAAAAATGAGAAAAAATTATATTAGAATATTAACAGGAGATAAAGTTACTGTGGAATTAACACCTTATGATTTAACTAAAGGAAGAATTATTTTTAGAAGTCGTTAA
- the aspS gene encoding aspartate--tRNA ligase: MRTKYCGNIRIIHLNKTVTLCGWVHKIRNFGQFIFVDMRDYTGLVQVIFELKNNLIFKKALNLRNEFCIQVSGIVKKRGERNKNVKISTGEIEVLANVLNILNTSKSLPLNYTQKNNDDSRLKYRYLDLRSFDILDNLKIRSKITYLIRNFMTKKNFIDIETPILTKSTPEGARDYLVPSRNHIGKFYALPQSPQLFKQILMISGIDRYYQIVKCFRDEDLRSDRQPEFTQIDIEVSFMNAQKVRSLVEHLIIKIWSKIINITLKKFPKISFYQSMKKYGTDKPDLRNPIEIVDVSTIFKNKKFLLFFKLDPKKNNRIALLCISKGSDISRKKIKTYTQYIQKFAAKKLFYIKIIENNIGCTGIDSSMKYILDEITLKKIIKKSQAKNGDILFLIADQEPIVNKSLGMLRLKIGIDFNITKQNSWKPVWIVNFPMFNKDINGNFSSIHHPFTAIKNMDIKKLTHSPELAISDSYDLVINGYEIGGGSVRIHDVDMQKTVFDIIGIKKSVQNEKFGFLTEALKYGAPPHAGIALGLDRIVMLLTKSQNIRDVIAFPKTTSATCLMTDSPGTVDNLILQELSIKILKDNL; the protein is encoded by the coding sequence ATGCGCACTAAATATTGTGGAAACATTCGAATAATTCATTTAAATAAAACAGTTACATTATGTGGTTGGGTCCATAAAATAAGAAATTTTGGTCAATTTATTTTTGTTGATATGAGAGACTATACGGGTCTAGTTCAAGTTATTTTTGAATTAAAAAATAATTTAATCTTTAAAAAAGCTTTAAATTTAAGAAATGAATTTTGCATCCAAGTATCTGGAATAGTGAAAAAAAGAGGAGAAAGAAATAAAAATGTAAAAATTAGCACTGGAGAAATCGAAGTATTAGCAAATGTATTAAATATTTTAAACACATCAAAATCATTGCCATTAAATTATACACAAAAAAATAATGATGACTCAAGATTAAAATATCGATATTTAGATCTGCGTTCTTTTGATATTTTAGACAATCTTAAAATAAGAAGTAAAATAACTTATTTAATAAGAAATTTTATGACAAAAAAAAATTTTATAGATATCGAAACTCCTATTCTCACAAAATCTACACCAGAAGGTGCTAGAGATTATTTAGTACCCAGTCGAAACCATATCGGAAAATTTTATGCATTACCTCAATCTCCTCAACTTTTCAAACAAATATTAATGATTTCTGGTATAGATAGATATTATCAAATAGTAAAATGTTTTCGTGATGAAGATTTACGTTCAGATCGGCAACCAGAATTCACACAAATTGATATTGAAGTTTCTTTTATGAACGCTCAAAAAGTTCGTAGTCTAGTAGAACATCTTATAATAAAAATTTGGTCAAAAATAATAAATATTACTTTAAAAAAATTTCCTAAAATATCTTTTTATCAATCAATGAAAAAATACGGAACAGATAAACCTGATTTACGAAATCCAATTGAAATTGTTGATGTATCTACTATTTTTAAAAATAAAAAATTTCTATTATTTTTTAAACTCGATCCTAAAAAAAATAATCGAATAGCATTGTTATGTATTTCTAAAGGTTCAGATATAAGTCGAAAAAAAATTAAAACTTATACTCAATACATACAAAAGTTTGCTGCAAAAAAATTATTTTATATAAAAATAATAGAAAATAATATTGGATGTACAGGTATTGATAGTTCTATGAAATATATTTTAGATGAAATTACTTTAAAAAAAATTATTAAGAAAAGTCAAGCAAAAAACGGAGATATATTATTTTTAATTGCTGATCAAGAACCTATTGTTAATAAATCTTTAGGTATGTTACGTTTAAAAATAGGCATTGATTTTAACATTACTAAACAAAATAGCTGGAAACCAGTTTGGATAGTAAATTTTCCTATGTTTAATAAAGATATTAACGGAAATTTTTCTTCTATTCACCATCCATTTACTGCTATAAAAAATATGGATATAAAAAAATTAACGCATTCACCTGAACTTGCTATTTCAGATAGTTATGATCTTGTAATAAACGGTTATGAAATTGGTGGAGGTTCAGTACGCATTCACGATGTTGATATGCAAAAAACTGTATTTGATATTATTGGAATCAAAAAATCAGTACAAAATGAAAAATTTGGATTTTTAACAGAAGCATTGAAATATGGCGCTCCTCCACATGCAGGAATAGCTTTAGGATTAGATAGAATAGTAATGCTTTTAACTAAAAGTCAAAATATTAGAGATGTGATTGCTTTTCCAAAAACAACTTCAGCAACATGTTTAATGACTGATTCTCCTGGAACAGTAGATAACTTAATACTACAAGAATTATCTATAAAAATTTTAAAAGATAATCTTTAA
- the znuB gene encoding zinc ABC transporter permease subunit ZnuB, with amino-acid sequence MFELIFPGWLAGVILALTTGPLGSFIVWRRMSSFGDTLSHSSLLGIAISIAFNINSFYAVFILMSLIAIILAWLEELLPVSLETIISIISHSSLSLGMVFISLLPTKKEINITNYLFGDLLSVTKHDLIIILISSILILSVLLFRWNVILSATINEELAQIDGINVFSARLTIMLMTAFTIAIAIKFVGALLITSLLIIPPATAQHFSGSPEKMVIIAIIVSILSVTGGLYLSVFYNTPSSPSIVLCSVFLCLLSNIKKCIY; translated from the coding sequence ATGTTTGAACTAATTTTTCCAGGATGGTTGGCAGGTGTTATACTAGCTTTAACAACTGGTCCATTAGGTTCATTTATAGTTTGGCGTCGTATGTCATCTTTTGGTGATACCTTATCACATTCTTCTTTACTTGGCATAGCAATATCTATTGCGTTTAATATTAATTCATTTTATGCTGTTTTTATTCTCATGAGTTTAATTGCAATTATTCTAGCATGGTTAGAAGAATTACTACCGGTTTCATTAGAAACTATAATAAGTATAATCTCGCATAGTTCTCTATCTTTAGGAATGGTTTTTATTAGTTTACTTCCTACTAAAAAAGAAATCAATATTACAAATTATTTATTTGGTGATTTGTTATCCGTCACTAAACATGATTTAATTATTATTTTAATAAGTAGTATACTAATACTTAGTGTTTTACTTTTTCGTTGGAATGTGATTTTATCTGCAACTATTAATGAAGAATTAGCTCAAATAGATGGTATAAATGTTTTTTCTGCTCGTTTAACTATTATGTTAATGACTGCATTTACTATTGCGATAGCAATTAAATTTGTAGGTGCATTATTGATCACTTCTTTGTTAATCATCCCTCCTGCAACTGCACAACATTTTTCAGGTTCGCCAGAAAAAATGGTCATTATCGCTATAATAGTAAGCATTTTGTCTGTCACAGGAGGATTATACTTATCTGTTTTTTATAATACACCATCTAGTCCATCTATTGTTTTATGTTCTGTTTTCTTATGTTTATTAAGTAATATAAAAAAATGTATCTATTAA
- the znuC gene encoding zinc ABC transporter ATP-binding protein ZnuC, with protein MFEFITLKNVCVNLSNRSILTNISLSLIPNRVLTLIGPNGAGKSTLVRIILGLIKPSSGSIIRVYNLSIGYVPQKLNLNTLLPITVERFMQLSQRSNNIKISEMLKRVKAESLKFFQLQKLSGGEMQRILLAKALLNKPNLLVLDEPTQGVDIMGQLALYELINEIRHELKCSILIVSHDLNFVMAKTDDVICLNNHICCSGTPETVCNNLEFISIFGLKRVQELAIYHHDHNHVHNF; from the coding sequence ATGTTTGAATTTATAACATTGAAAAACGTTTGTGTAAATTTATCCAATCGTTCTATTCTTACTAATATATCGTTATCTTTGATTCCTAATCGCGTTCTTACCTTAATTGGTCCTAATGGAGCTGGAAAATCTACTTTAGTACGTATTATTTTGGGATTAATCAAACCTAGTTCCGGTTCAATTATTCGTGTATATAATTTATCTATTGGTTATGTACCTCAAAAATTAAATCTGAACACTTTATTACCTATTACAGTTGAACGATTTATGCAATTATCTCAAAGATCAAATAATATAAAAATATCGGAAATGTTAAAACGTGTAAAAGCAGAATCTTTAAAATTTTTTCAGTTACAAAAGTTATCTGGTGGAGAAATGCAGCGAATTCTACTAGCTAAAGCTTTGTTAAATAAGCCTAATTTACTGGTTTTAGATGAACCTACACAGGGAGTAGATATAATGGGACAATTAGCTTTATACGAACTAATTAATGAAATTCGACACGAGCTAAAATGTTCTATTTTAATAGTATCTCATGATCTAAACTTTGTTATGGCTAAAACAGATGATGTAATTTGTTTGAATAATCATATTTGTTGTTCTGGAACACCGGAAACCGTTTGTAATAATTTAGAATTTATTTCTATATTTGGTTTAAAACGTGTACAAGAATTAGCAATTTATCATCATGACCATAATCATGTACATAATTTTTAA
- the pyk gene encoding pyruvate kinase, whose translation MLNRLRRTKIVATLGPSTDIDNNLEKIICSGVNVLRFNFSHGSEYEHKLRANKARKIMKKLNCHIALLGDLQGPKIRISKFKNHNIFLNIGDFFILDANLGKDNGTQERVGIDYKQLPYDLKVGDVLLLDDGRIQLKVIKVTDDEILTKVTIGGILSNNKGINKLGGGLSANALTEKDKKDIILASEIDVDYLAISFPRCSHDLKQARKLSVESGSNAKIIAKIERAEAVLNQNTIEDIILSSDAIMIARGDLGVEIGDSELAGIQKKLIRTARQLNRIVITATQMMESMIINPLPTRAEVMDVANAVLDGSDAVMLSAETASGKYPSETVIKMAKICKGAEKVPSINISRHRLNAQFDNIEEAIAMSAMYVANHLKGITAIITMTESGKTALMTSRITSGLPIFALSKNKKTLNLATLYRGVTPLFFDSKNNGFEAANEAIILLRNKGFLCSGELVIITQGDIMGRIGKTNTSRILKVF comes from the coding sequence ATGTTGAATCGATTAAGAAGAACAAAAATTGTTGCTACTTTAGGACCTTCGACAGATATTGATAACAATTTAGAAAAAATCATTTGTTCTGGTGTAAATGTTCTGCGATTTAATTTTTCTCATGGATCAGAGTATGAACATAAATTAAGAGCAAATAAAGCAAGAAAAATTATGAAAAAATTAAATTGCCACATTGCATTACTGGGTGATTTACAAGGTCCTAAAATTCGAATTTCTAAATTTAAAAATCATAATATTTTTTTAAATATCGGTGATTTTTTTATATTAGATGCAAATTTAGGGAAAGATAATGGAACTCAAGAACGAGTAGGTATTGATTACAAACAATTACCATATGACTTAAAGGTAGGTGACGTATTATTATTAGATGATGGAAGAATACAATTAAAAGTTATCAAAGTAACTGATGACGAAATATTAACAAAAGTTACTATAGGTGGAATTCTTTCTAACAATAAAGGAATTAATAAATTAGGCGGTGGTTTATCTGCCAATGCATTAACTGAAAAAGATAAAAAAGACATCATTCTTGCGTCTGAAATTGATGTGGACTATTTAGCGATATCTTTTCCACGATGTAGTCATGATTTAAAACAAGCGAGAAAATTATCCGTTGAATCTGGAAGCAACGCTAAAATTATTGCAAAAATAGAACGTGCTGAAGCGGTATTAAATCAAAATACTATAGAAGATATAATCTTATCATCAGATGCAATTATGATAGCAAGAGGAGATTTAGGTGTAGAAATCGGAGATTCTGAACTAGCAGGTATTCAAAAGAAATTAATTAGAACTGCTAGACAATTAAATAGAATAGTAATTACTGCAACACAGATGATGGAATCCATGATTATAAATCCACTACCTACTCGTGCAGAAGTTATGGATGTAGCTAATGCTGTTTTAGATGGTAGCGACGCGGTTATGCTTTCAGCTGAAACAGCATCTGGTAAATATCCATCTGAAACTGTTATAAAAATGGCAAAGATTTGTAAAGGTGCGGAAAAAGTACCTAGTATTAATATATCCAGACATCGTCTTAATGCACAATTTGATAACATTGAAGAAGCAATTGCTATGTCAGCTATGTATGTTGCTAATCATTTAAAAGGAATAACTGCGATTATAACAATGACAGAATCTGGTAAAACTGCTCTTATGACATCTAGAATTACATCTGGACTACCTATTTTTGCGTTATCAAAAAATAAAAAAACTTTAAATTTAGCTACTCTTTATCGAGGTGTTACTCCTCTATTTTTTGATAGTAAGAATAATGGGTTCGAAGCTGCTAATGAAGCAATTATTCTTTTACGTAATAAAGGATTTTTGTGTAGTGGTGAATTAGTTATTATAACTCAAGGTGATATTATGGGGAGGATAGGAAAAACTAATACTAGTAGAATTTTGAAAGTGTTTTAA